A genomic stretch from Gemmatimonadaceae bacterium includes:
- a CDS encoding NAD-dependent epimerase/dehydratase family protein, producing MSAKTRVLVTGAGGFIGHHLVSYLKDRGYWVRGVDVKEPEYEPTRADEFELLDLRRWGNCLQATRGIDEVYNLAANMGGIGFIEHNKAVIMHDNVLINIHMLEAARLNGIQRYLYTSSACIYPGYKQTSRDVTPLKEADAYPADPEDGYGWEKLFSERQCRHYTEDHGLETRVVRFHNIYGPLGTYDGGREKSPAA from the coding sequence ATGAGCGCGAAGACCCGTGTATTGGTGACTGGAGCTGGCGGCTTCATCGGCCATCATTTGGTGAGCTACCTGAAAGACCGGGGCTATTGGGTGCGCGGCGTTGACGTCAAAGAGCCGGAGTACGAACCGACACGGGCCGACGAGTTCGAGCTCCTGGATCTCCGGCGCTGGGGTAACTGCCTGCAAGCGACGCGCGGAATCGACGAGGTCTACAACCTCGCCGCCAACATGGGCGGGATCGGGTTCATCGAGCATAACAAGGCCGTGATCATGCACGACAACGTGCTGATCAACATTCACATGCTCGAGGCAGCGCGGCTGAACGGGATTCAGCGCTATCTCTACACGAGCTCGGCCTGCATTTATCCCGGCTACAAGCAGACGAGCAGGGACGTGACGCCGCTCAAGGAAGCGGACGCGTATCCGGCCGATCCCGAGGACGGCTACGGCTGGGAGAAGCTCTTCAGCGAGCGCCAGTGCCGGCACTACACCGAGGACCACGGGCTCGAGACGCGGGTGGTGCGCTTCCACAACATCTACGGGCCGTTAGGCACGTACGATGGCGGGCGAGAGAAGAGCCCGGCAGCG